GAGACGTATGCCGCGTCCGGCACCACCTCGCGGACCTCGTCGGGGGTGCCGAACGGGTCGCGCTCGCCCTGCACCACATGCACCGGCAGGCCTGCGCGGATCGGGGTGAGCAGCTCCTCGGCCCGCGACGACTCCGGCTTGCCCGGCGGGTGCAGGGGGAACGACAGGCAGAGCACGGCGTCGGCGCCCACCTGCTCGGCGGTGCGGCAGGCCACCCGGGCCCCGGCCGAGCGCCCGCCCACGACCAGCGGCCTCGGCAGGGCGCCGCGCCCGGCCGTCAGCGCGGCGAGCACCGGCACCCAGGCGGCGTCGAGTGTCGGCGGTGGTTTGGCGACCTTCTTGCCTGCCAGGCGCCACGGCTGGTCGACGAGCACGACGGCCCACCCGTCGGCCGTCAGCGCCTCGGTGACCGCGACGAGGTCGCCCGACCAGCCGTGCCCGCCGGCGCCGTGGCCGAGCACCAGCGTGCCGACGGCCCGGGCCGGCCGGTGGACCGTGGCCCGGGCCGTCCCCGGTGGGGTGTCGACCTCGACCACCCGGGTCGGCTTCACGCCGGGTTCCTGCCTTGCTCCGTCTCCTGCGGTGAGACCGTCTCGTCGGACCCGCCGATGATCTCCCCGGTCATCGGGTCGACCACGCCCTCGAGCTCGGACTCGGGCACCGGGTCGAGCAGGTGTGCGCCGTTGTTGCCGGTCGCGTTGACCGCGGTCGAGATCGGGTAGGCCTCGAAGCGGCCCGGCCGGTGGAACGACAGCAGCCGCTTGACCTCGTCGAGGTCCTGCATCGTCGGGTCGAGCCAGGTGGCCCAGTCCTCCGGCTCGAGGATGAGCGGCTGCCGGTCGTGGATGCGGTCTAGCCCGGGCTCGGCGTCGGTCGTGATGATCGTGAAGGTGGTCAGCCAGGCGTCGGGGTCGCCGTTGTCCTTCACCGACTTGTCGCGCCAGAACTCGTAGAGCCCCGCCATCGCCACGGGGTGCCCGTCGGCCCGGTGGGTGAAGAACGGCTGCTTGCGCGGCTTGCCCTTGGCGTCCGTGACCGTCGGCGACTTCTGCCACTCGTACCAGCCGGCCGCCGGCACCAGGCACCGGCGCGTGGCGGCCGCCTTGGCGAACGAGCCCTTCTCCAGCACCGACTCGGCCCGCGCGTTGATCATGCGCATGCCGACCTTGGTGTCCTTCGCCCAGCTCGGCACCAGGCCCCACGTGAGCAGCCGCAGCTGGCGCACGGGAGGTGCGCCCTCGGCATACCGCTCCTTGGCCTCGTCCTTGGGCACGCGGCTGAGCACGACGGGCGCCTGCTTGGTGGGCGCCATGTTGTAGTCGGGCGTGCCGGGCGGCGGCGACTGCGGGCGCGCCATCACGCTGCGGGCCGGCTCGGCGGTGCGGTCCTGCTCGGCCTCGAACTCCTCGACGAGCTCACCCGGGTTGGCCGTGGCCGCGTAGCGTCCGCACATGGTGGACAGGCTACGCAGGGCAGCCGGACCCCCACTACGGTAGGAATGTCGTGACACCAGCCAACAAGGAGTGCTCATGAGCCTGATCCGCCGCGTGGCCCGACCGATGATCGCCGCGAGCTTCATCGCCAGCGGGCTCGACCAGCTGCGCCACCCCGCCAGGTCGGCCTCCAAGGTGGCGCCGCTCGCGGACCAGGCCGCTCCCGCCCTGCACCTGCCCAACGACCCCGAGCTGCTCGTGCGCGCCAACGGTGCCGCCCAGATCGGCGGCGGCGCGATGCTGGCGATGGGCCGCATGCCGCGCACGTCCGCGATGGTGCTCGCGGCGAGCATGGTGCCCTCGACCTACGTGAGCCACCCCTTCTGGGCCGAAAAGGACTCCACCCAGCGCGCCCACGAGCGCCGCGCCTTCATGAAGAGCCTCGCCGTGCTCGGCGGGCTGCTCCTCGCGACCGTCGACACCGAAGGCCGACCCGGCGTCGCCTACCGCATGCACATGATCAGCAACCGGGCCGAGCGCGCGGCGAAGACCACGCGCCGCGAGGCCCGGCACGCCTCGAAGGCCGCCAAGCGCGAAGCCAGGCTGCGCGCCCGCCAGGCACACGATGCCCTCACCTGACTGGCCCGCGCCGGTGGCTGGTGAGCGGATCGAGGCGCTCGTCACCCTTCCCGGCAGCAAGTCCCTGACCAACCGCTTCCTCGTCCTCGCCGCCCTCGCGGGCGGCACCTCCCGGCTGCGGCGGCCGCTGCGCTCGCGCGACACCCTGCTCATGGCCGAGGCGCTGCGCTCCCTCGGTGCAGGCATCGACGACGGCACCACCGACTCCACCGGAAGCGCCGACTGGATCGTCACCCCGGCCAGCCTGCGCGGCGGCGGACGCGTCGACTGCGGCCTGGCCGGCACGGTGATGCGCTTCCTGCCCCCGGTGGCGGCGCTCTGCGACGGACCGGTCGAGTTCGACGGCGACGAGCAGGCCCGGGTGCGCCCGATGGGCCCGGTGCTCGACGCGCTGCGCGGCCTGGGCGCCCG
This Knoellia sp. p5-6-4 DNA region includes the following protein-coding sequences:
- a CDS encoding alpha/beta family hydrolase; protein product: MKPTRVVEVDTPPGTARATVHRPARAVGTLVLGHGAGGHGWSGDLVAVTEALTADGWAVVLVDQPWRLAGKKVAKPPPTLDAAWVPVLAALTAGRGALPRPLVVGGRSAGARVACRTAEQVGADAVLCLSFPLHPPGKPESSRAEELLTPIRAGLPVHVVQGERDPFGTPDEVREVVPDAAYVSAAKGTHSFGKAPADVVEAVRGFVGALRH
- a CDS encoding SOS response-associated peptidase, coding for MCGRYAATANPGELVEEFEAEQDRTAEPARSVMARPQSPPPGTPDYNMAPTKQAPVVLSRVPKDEAKERYAEGAPPVRQLRLLTWGLVPSWAKDTKVGMRMINARAESVLEKGSFAKAAATRRCLVPAAGWYEWQKSPTVTDAKGKPRKQPFFTHRADGHPVAMAGLYEFWRDKSVKDNGDPDAWLTTFTIITTDAEPGLDRIHDRQPLILEPEDWATWLDPTMQDLDEVKRLLSFHRPGRFEAYPISTAVNATGNNGAHLLDPVPESELEGVVDPMTGEIIGGSDETVSPQETEQGRNPA
- a CDS encoding DoxX family protein, which translates into the protein MSLIRRVARPMIAASFIASGLDQLRHPARSASKVAPLADQAAPALHLPNDPELLVRANGAAQIGGGAMLAMGRMPRTSAMVLAASMVPSTYVSHPFWAEKDSTQRAHERRAFMKSLAVLGGLLLATVDTEGRPGVAYRMHMISNRAERAAKTTRREARHASKAAKREARLRARQAHDALT